The Coffea arabica cultivar ET-39 chromosome 8e, Coffea Arabica ET-39 HiFi, whole genome shotgun sequence genome window below encodes:
- the LOC113704926 gene encoding probable LRR receptor-like serine/threonine-protein kinase At3g47570 yields MLYIGTSGIKGTIPSQTGNLTNLLLLDLPSNHLTGGIPTAFKNLQNLQGLAVRDNNLNGTLDNLCNLQRLAYVYLTADRFSGSIPECFGNMTSLRKLDLGNNFLVSAIPNSFWNLKDLLQLNLSSNSLNGSLPLEVGTLKAVTSIDISANQFFGDIPSTIGDLQNLLILNLSQNQFHGSIPESCGSMLSLQGLNLSHNNLSGFIPKSLEALRALEELDVSYNHLSGEIPSGGHFRNFTAESFLFNEALCGDSRFHVPPCPRPNSIHRSRTKKVLLFVFAPLGLASVVVAALAIVFRRYWKKYRDSKGVNMVLVPTQERVSYYELLRATDGYSESNLLGIGSFGSVYKGILNDGRSIAVKVFNLELEGVLKSFDVECEVLKNLRHRNLVKVISTCWNQDFRALVLEYMCNGSLEKWLYSDNYFLDTLQRLNIMIDVASAVQYLHEEYSTPVIHCDLKPSNVLLDEDMVAHVSDFGVAKMLEKEESFAWTKTLATIGYMLQSMDLRG; encoded by the exons GTATATAGGAACTAGTGGAATCAAGGGCACCATACCAAGTCAAACCGGCAACTTGACCAATTTGCTATTGCTTGATCTACCATCGAATCACTTGACAGGAGGTATTCCAACAGCATTTAAAAATCTACAAAACCTGCAAGGTTTGGCTGTGCGAGATAATAATCTTAACGGCACCTTAGATAACCTTTGCAATTTGCAGAGGTTGGCTTATGTATACCTGACTGCGGACCGATTTTCCGGGTCCATACCAGAATGCTTTGGCAATATGACTTCTCTTCGGAAACTTGATCTAGGAAACAACTTTTTAGTCTCTGCCATACCTAATAGTTTTTGGAACCTCAAAGATCTCTTGCAGTTGAACTTATCCTCAAACTCCCTTAATGGTTCCTTGCCTCTTGAAGTTGGAACTCTGAAAGCCGTAACATCTATCGACATATCGGCGAATCAATTCTTTGGTGATATTCCTAGCACAATAGGTGATTTGCAAAACCTGTTGATTTTAAATTTATCCCAAAACCAATTTCATGGATCTATCCCAGAGTCATGTGGCAGTATGCTCAGCTTACAAGGACTTAACCTATCGCATAACAATCTTTCTGGCTTCATACCAAAGTCATTGGAGGCGCTTCGAGCCCTCGAAGAGCTTGACGTTTCTTATAACCATTTAAGTGGTGAAATTCCTTCTGGTGGTCACTTTAGGAACTTTACTGCTGAATCTTTTCTGTTCAATGAAGCATTGTGCGGAGATTCCAGGTTTCATGTGCCGCCTTGCCCAAGACCTAATTCAATTCACAGGTCAAGAACTAAAAAGGTGCTTCTATTTGTATTTGCTCCTCTGGGACTCGCTTCTGTGGTTGTCGCAGCCTTAGCAATTGTCTTCAGAAGATATTGGAAGAAATATCGGGATTCCAAAGGAGTAAACATGGTATTAGTGCCAACGCAAGAAAGAGTTTCGTACTATGAACTTCTTCGAGCAACTGATGGCTACAGTGAAAGCAATTTGCTTGGCATTGGGAGTTTTGGATCTGTTTACAAGGGGATTCTCAATGACGGAAGGTCTATTGCTGTAAAGGTTTTCAATTTGGAATTGGAAGGAGTACTCAAGAGCTTTGATGTAGAGTGTGAAGTCCTGAAGAACCTTCGACATCGAAATCTTGTGAAGGTCATCAGCACTTGTTGGAACCAGGATTTTAGGGCCTTGGTGCTTGAATACATGTGCAATGGAAGCCTTGAGAAGTGGCTGTATTCTGACAACTATTTCTTAGATACTCTACAGAGATTGAATATAATGATAGATGTGGCAAGTGCAGTGCAATATCTGCACGAAGAATATTCGACGCCTGTGATTCACTGTGATTTGAAGCCCAGCAATGTCTTACTTGATGAAGATATGGTTGCCCACGTCAGCGACTTTGGTGTCGCAAAAATGCTGGAAAAGGAGGAAAGCTTTGCATGGACCAAGACCTTAGCTACAATTGGCTACATGCTCCAG AGTATGGATCTGAGGGGTTGA
- the LOC113704927 gene encoding probable LRR receptor-like serine/threonine-protein kinase At3g47570, with protein MNFFDRATDGYSESNLLGIGSFGSVYKGILNDGRSIAVKVFNLELEGVLKSFDVECEVLKNLRHRNLVKVISGCWNQDFRALVLEYMCNGSLEKCLYSDNYFLDTLQRLDIMIDVASAVQYLHEEYLTPVIHCDLKPSNVLLDEDMVAHVSDFGVAKMLEKEESFAWTKTLATIGYIAPEYGSEGLISAKCDVYSYGIMLMEVFSGRKSNDEMFAGNLNLKSWINDSLPNSILQVIDAELLKREDENFTEKLESLSSIMELALKCVRESPSERISMKVTLETLKKIKLKFLRVN; from the exons ATGAACTTCTTCGATCGAGCAACTGATGGGTACAGTGAAAGTAATTTGCTTGGCATTGGGAGTTTTGGATCTGTTTACAAGGGGATTCTCAATGACGGAAGGTCTATTGCTGTAAAGGTTTTCAATTTGGAACTGGAAGGAGTGCTCAAGAGCTTTGATGTAGAGTGTGAAGTCCTGAAGAACCTTCGCCATCGAAATCTTGTGAAGGTCATCAGTGGTTGTTGGAACCAGGATTTTAGGGCCTTGGTGCTTGAATACATGTGCAATGGAAGCCTTGAGAAGTGTCTGTATTCTGACAACTATTTCTTAGATACTCTACAGAGATTGGATATAATGATAGATGTGGCAAGTGCAGTGCAATATCTCCACGAAGAATATTTGACGCCTGTGATTCACTGTGATTTGAAGCCCAGTAATGTCTTACTTGATGAAGATATGGTTGCCCACGTCAGCGACTTTGGTGTTGCAAAAATGCTGGAAAAGGAGGAAAGCTTTGCATGGACCAAGACCTTAGCTACAATTGGCTACATTGCTCCAG AGTATGGATCTGAGGGGTTGATATCAGCAAAATGCGATGTTTATAGCTATGGAATCATGCTGATGGAAGTTTTTTCAGGAAGAAAGTCTAATGATGAGATGTTTGCTGGAAATTTGAACTTGAAGAGTTGGATAAATGATTCTCTACCTAATTCGATTCTTCAAGTTATTGATGCTGAGTTGTTGAAGCGTGAGGATGAAAATTTCACTGAGAAGTTGGAGAGTTTATCATCAATCATGGAATTGGCCTTAAAATGTGTTCGTGAATCTCCAAGCGAGAGAATTAGTATGAAAGTTACGCTGGAGACACTGAAGAAGATCAAACTCAAATTCTTGCGGGTCAATTAA